In the genome of Desulfovibrio aminophilus DSM 12254, one region contains:
- a CDS encoding transcription antitermination factor NusB, with protein MARPGKPLPPARGVALRALSQCLWRGQDIQAALDASLSAQRLDPRDVGLATELAYGYLRLKGRVDHVLSRFLGKPGAMPENLALGLGLAAYEILFLDKVPAYASVSWAVDWAKGQGEGRLSGLFNAVLRRVSDLGEAPREPAFYRQGAADEVDFLCRWHSCPEWIVRLWLSTYGQERAEGFLAAQTRAPALGLVVSHGRQGRDLSRALEHDPDLLARDGRAFAFPPATELDLDAEAAQYVTRQSFAARAALTVLTPGAWPEPVLDACAGRGNKTRHLLELGKSVIASDIHQGRLKALRRDMPEVPCFRARADLPTPMRRAPGSVLLDLPCSGLGVLSRRPDIKWKRGPRDVRDLTRLQAAILDASYESLRPGGLMAVITCTLNPDENELLVEGFRKRTDKARVARTWTTPHDSPLGEFFFSALIEKGK; from the coding sequence ATGGCTAGGCCCGGCAAGCCCCTGCCCCCGGCCCGGGGCGTCGCCCTGCGGGCGCTCTCCCAGTGCCTCTGGCGCGGCCAGGACATCCAGGCCGCCTTGGACGCCTCGCTAAGCGCCCAGCGTTTGGACCCGCGCGACGTCGGCCTGGCCACGGAACTGGCCTACGGCTATCTGCGGCTCAAGGGCCGGGTGGACCACGTGCTCTCGCGCTTCCTGGGCAAGCCCGGGGCCATGCCCGAGAACCTGGCCCTGGGGCTGGGCCTGGCGGCCTACGAGATCCTTTTCCTGGACAAGGTTCCGGCCTACGCCTCGGTGTCCTGGGCGGTGGACTGGGCCAAGGGCCAGGGCGAGGGGCGGCTGTCGGGGCTGTTCAACGCGGTGCTGCGCCGGGTTTCGGACCTGGGGGAGGCCCCGCGCGAACCCGCCTTCTACCGCCAGGGCGCGGCCGACGAAGTGGATTTTCTCTGCCGCTGGCACTCCTGCCCGGAGTGGATCGTGCGGCTCTGGCTTTCAACTTACGGCCAGGAGCGCGCCGAAGGCTTCCTGGCGGCCCAGACCCGGGCTCCGGCCCTGGGATTGGTGGTCTCACACGGGCGGCAGGGCCGCGACCTGTCCCGCGCCCTGGAGCACGACCCGGACCTCCTGGCCCGCGACGGCCGGGCCTTCGCCTTTCCGCCCGCCACGGAACTGGACCTGGACGCCGAGGCCGCGCAATACGTGACGCGCCAGAGCTTCGCCGCCCGCGCCGCGCTCACGGTCCTGACTCCCGGGGCCTGGCCCGAGCCCGTGCTGGACGCCTGCGCCGGGCGCGGCAACAAGACCCGGCACCTCCTGGAGCTGGGCAAGAGCGTCATCGCCTCGGACATCCACCAGGGGCGGCTCAAGGCGCTGCGCCGGGACATGCCCGAGGTGCCCTGCTTCCGGGCCCGCGCCGACCTGCCCACGCCGATGCGCCGCGCCCCGGGCAGCGTGCTTCTGGATCTGCCCTGCTCGGGCCTGGGCGTGCTGTCGCGCCGTCCGGACATCAAGTGGAAGCGCGGCCCGCGCGACGTCCGGGATCTGACCCGGCTCCAGGCGGCCATTCTGGACGCCTCCTACGAAAGCCTGCGGCCCGGCGGGCTCATGGCCGTGATCACCTGCACGCTCAACCCGGACGAGAACGAGCTGTTGGTGGAAGGCTTCCGCAAGCGCACGGACAAGGCCCGGGTGGCGCGCACCTGGACCACTCCGCACGACTCGCCGCTGGGCGAATTCTTCTTCAGCGCCCTGATCGAGAAGGGCAAGTAG
- a CDS encoding DUF116 domain-containing protein — protein MEHDARKRLFVGLILGTCLLVCAMLVLLWWVPYVGLAAIHPLAPWGWGLIVAVLVLLVCWSGAGLLLNLVLKRSFPFARRFRGVTIKLYLPLITLLGRLFGIPKEDIRHSFVKVNNELVLSEAGVYRPEEILLLMPHCLQNSRCEMRLTYDIFNCKRCGKCPINDLLGLHEKYGVHLAIATGGTIARRIVVQKRPRLIVAVACDRDLASGIQDTYPLPVFGVLNERPNGPCLDTRVSMERLEEALARFLAPEYREGRKKGGGTAQGSGEANDLDAARARKGGGNVKSDAARSGSGEAAEAAKGEMHG, from the coding sequence ATGGAACATGACGCGCGCAAACGGCTGTTCGTGGGCCTGATCCTGGGAACCTGCCTGCTCGTCTGCGCCATGCTCGTCCTGCTCTGGTGGGTGCCTTACGTGGGTCTGGCAGCGATCCATCCCCTGGCGCCCTGGGGCTGGGGCCTGATCGTGGCCGTCCTGGTGCTCCTGGTCTGCTGGTCCGGGGCCGGGCTGCTGCTCAATCTCGTGCTCAAACGCTCCTTCCCCTTCGCCCGCCGCTTTCGGGGCGTGACCATCAAGCTCTACCTGCCGCTCATCACCCTCCTGGGCCGTCTGTTCGGCATCCCCAAGGAGGACATCCGGCATTCCTTCGTCAAGGTGAACAACGAGCTGGTGCTCTCCGAGGCCGGAGTCTACCGGCCGGAGGAGATCCTCCTGCTCATGCCCCATTGCCTCCAGAACAGCCGCTGCGAGATGCGCCTGACCTACGACATCTTCAACTGCAAGCGCTGCGGCAAGTGCCCGATCAACGACCTGCTCGGCCTGCACGAGAAGTACGGCGTGCATCTGGCCATCGCCACGGGCGGGACCATCGCCCGGCGCATCGTGGTCCAGAAGCGGCCCCGGCTCATCGTGGCCGTGGCCTGCGACCGCGATCTGGCCTCCGGCATCCAGGACACCTATCCCCTGCCGGTCTTCGGCGTGCTCAACGAACGGCCCAACGGCCCCTGCCTGGACACCCGCGTGTCCATGGAGCGGCTGGAGGAGGCCTTGGCGCGCTTCCTGGCCCCGGAGTACCGCGAGGGTCGGAAGAAGGGCGGAGGCACGGCCCAGGGCAGCGGCGAGGCCAACGACTTGGACGCCGCCCGGGCGCGGAAAGGCGGCGGAAACGTGAAATCGGACGCTGCTCGTTCGGGAAGCGGCGAAGCCGCCGAAGCCGCCAAGGGAGAGATGCATGGCTAG
- the fmt gene encoding methionyl-tRNA formyltransferase, translating into MGTPDFAAVILKHLLAWEGGEVLAAYTQPDRPCGRGLSCKPSPVKALALEHGLDVRQPLNFKDPAEVEALRALEPDVLAVAAYGLILPQAVLDVPALMPVNVHASLLPKYRGAAPIQRCILDGETVTGISIMRMEKGLDSGPILLQRALRMGGDEHAGQVHDQLAEMGGLLLVEALERLRDGRLAVVPQDDSLATYAPKLSKDEGLIDWNRPAQEIHNRARAMHPWPGAFFQWSPDDKKHLRLTLTPGKIGPESEHKAEPGTILGEMDGHIAIQTADRLYLTPSVQPEGRKALSASAFACGYLKKNC; encoded by the coding sequence ATGGGCACGCCGGATTTCGCGGCCGTGATCCTGAAGCATCTGCTGGCCTGGGAGGGCGGCGAGGTTCTCGCGGCCTACACCCAGCCCGACCGGCCCTGCGGCCGGGGGCTCTCCTGCAAGCCGTCGCCGGTGAAGGCCCTGGCCCTGGAACACGGCCTGGACGTGCGCCAGCCCCTGAATTTCAAAGACCCGGCCGAGGTGGAGGCGCTCAGGGCCCTGGAGCCCGACGTGCTGGCTGTGGCCGCCTACGGCCTGATTCTGCCCCAGGCCGTGCTGGACGTCCCCGCGCTCATGCCGGTGAACGTCCACGCCTCCCTGCTGCCCAAGTACCGGGGCGCGGCCCCGATCCAGCGCTGCATCCTGGACGGCGAGACCGTCACCGGCATCTCCATCATGCGCATGGAGAAGGGCCTGGACTCCGGGCCCATCCTGCTCCAGCGCGCCCTGCGCATGGGCGGGGACGAGCACGCCGGACAGGTCCACGACCAGCTGGCCGAGATGGGCGGGCTGCTTCTGGTGGAGGCCCTGGAGCGGCTGCGCGACGGGCGGCTGGCCGTGGTGCCCCAGGACGATTCCCTGGCCACATACGCCCCCAAGCTCTCCAAGGACGAGGGGCTCATCGACTGGAACCGCCCGGCCCAGGAAATCCACAATCGCGCGCGGGCCATGCATCCCTGGCCCGGAGCCTTCTTCCAATGGTCGCCGGACGACAAAAAACACTTGCGCCTGACCCTGACCCCGGGAAAAATAGGACCGGAGTCGGAGCACAAGGCCGAGCCCGGAACGATCCTGGGCGAGATGGACGGCCACATCGCCATTCAGACTGCGGACCGCCTCTACCTGACTCCCTCCGTGCAGCCCGAGGGCAGGAAGGCCCTTTCGGCCTCCGCCTTCGCCTGCGGCTATCTGAAGAAGAACTGCTGA